From a single Rutidosis leptorrhynchoides isolate AG116_Rl617_1_P2 chromosome 5, CSIRO_AGI_Rlap_v1, whole genome shotgun sequence genomic region:
- the LOC139847543 gene encoding uncharacterized protein — translation MGYLIRCWSIIILVLAIITTVIVVCVYYTTPSDPSFTIVDFFASALNLSDISSTTTTVNQTLFFDLKLHNKNKAMGAYYDPVQVTFSYVPNIKLTFVVAEFTIPKFDQHSRRSKHVRETVTTRGIVPYNRNVTSSVFIVDVFTKVGFTSPAYRKKGTVHVVANVRVGQNGQKDTKNGIKLFDSGVGDYGHGYGGLRMQIGLLIISTATILMII, via the coding sequence ATGGGATATCTCATAAGATGCTGGTCCATAATCATATTAGTCTTAGCAATCATTACAACAGTAATTGTTGTATGTGTCTATTACACCACCCCATCAGATCCTTCATTTACAATCGTTGATTTTTTCGCCTCGGCTCTTAACTTATCAGACATTTCCTCCACTACCACCACCGTCAATCAGACCCTCTTCTTCGACTTGAAGCTCCATAACAAGAATAAGGCCATGGGAGCTTACTATGATCCAGTTCAAGTCACTTTTTCTTATGTCCCTAatatcaagttgacttttgttgtagCAGAGTTCACCATACCAAAGTTTGACCAACATAGCCGCAGAAGCAAGCATGTGAGAGAAACGGTGACTACACGTGGCATAGTTCCTTATAATAGGAATGTGACGTCATCTGTTTTTATTGTGGATGTGTTCACTAAAGTTGGGTTTACGTCACCCGCGTACCGTAAAAAGGGGACAGTTCATGTGGTAGCCAATGTGAGAGTTGGCCAAAATGGACAGAAAGATACAAAGAATGGGATTAAACTCTTTGATTCTGGTGTAGGTGATTATGGGCATGGGTATGGTGGTTTAAGGATGCAAATAGGATTATTGATTATTTCTACAGCCACCATTTTAATGATTATCTGA